The proteins below come from a single Chitinophaga pinensis DSM 2588 genomic window:
- a CDS encoding NAD(P)/FAD-dependent oxidoreductase: protein MEVLIIGGGIIGLSSAFYLQQAGYAVTVIDRTDMQQGCSYGNAGYICPSHFVPLATPGIVRQGLKWMLNAKSPFYIRPSLSPDMISWGWQFMKSATRAHVERSAVPLRDIALLSKRLYEEWTQTPGLDFSYDPQGMLELFNTEENAHHAEETIKEAKSLGLDARLIDKATLQNMEPDTAINALGAVYFPGDAQLYPNQLMNSLKDWLRTHGVQFRGNEEVTGFITDGNKVKGVKTKTAVYAADHIVVAAGVWSRDLARELQLKIPMVGGRGYSVTFENGPYKVRHSVILSEARVAISPMNGNKIRFGGTMEITGLNAPPRMQRVQGILESVKRYFPAYDIPLPAAEDVWYGYRPCSADGLPHIGTLERYPNVTVATGHSMLGISLGAATGKLVGELVTRAPLSMDISPFKVERFS from the coding sequence ATGGAAGTACTCATTATCGGCGGAGGAATTATAGGTCTGAGCAGTGCCTTTTATCTGCAACAGGCAGGATATGCAGTGACTGTGATCGACAGAACGGATATGCAGCAGGGATGTTCCTATGGCAATGCGGGATACATCTGTCCCAGTCATTTTGTGCCACTGGCGACGCCTGGTATTGTCAGACAAGGCTTAAAATGGATGCTCAACGCTAAAAGCCCCTTTTATATCCGGCCCAGTCTGAGTCCGGATATGATCAGCTGGGGGTGGCAGTTCATGAAAAGTGCGACTCGTGCACATGTGGAGCGATCTGCGGTACCGTTGAGGGATATTGCACTATTGAGCAAAAGGCTGTATGAGGAGTGGACACAGACACCCGGACTGGACTTTTCCTATGACCCGCAAGGGATGCTGGAATTATTCAATACGGAGGAGAACGCACATCATGCGGAGGAGACGATAAAAGAGGCCAAATCGCTGGGATTGGACGCCCGGCTGATAGATAAGGCCACTCTACAAAATATGGAGCCGGATACGGCTATAAATGCCTTAGGAGCGGTTTATTTCCCTGGTGATGCACAACTGTATCCGAATCAGCTGATGAATAGTCTGAAAGACTGGTTACGGACACATGGTGTACAGTTCAGGGGCAATGAGGAAGTAACAGGGTTTATTACGGATGGGAATAAGGTAAAGGGCGTCAAAACAAAGACTGCCGTCTACGCGGCTGATCATATTGTAGTGGCGGCAGGTGTATGGAGCCGTGACCTGGCCAGGGAATTACAATTGAAGATCCCGATGGTGGGAGGCCGGGGCTACTCTGTTACCTTTGAAAATGGGCCCTATAAGGTAAGACATTCGGTTATTCTCAGTGAAGCCAGGGTGGCAATTTCTCCGATGAACGGGAATAAGATCCGCTTTGGCGGTACGATGGAAATTACCGGACTCAATGCCCCTCCGCGTATGCAGCGGGTACAGGGCATCCTGGAGTCTGTAAAAAGATATTTTCCGGCTTATGATATCCCTTTACCGGCAGCGGAGGATGTCTGGTATGGATACCGTCCGTGCAGCGCAGATGGACTGCCGCATATCGGAACACTGGAACGTTATCCGAATGTGACAGTAGCTACGGGGCATTCCATGCTGGGGATCAGTCTGGGAGCAGCGACGGGTAAGCTGGTCGGCGAACTGGTGACCCGGGCGCCATTATCCATGGATATCTCACCTTTTAAAGTTGAAAGATTCAGTTAA
- a CDS encoding basic secretory family protein, translated as MLCLSLCTLPALTHAQQTETITRKGYTLEYTNKAPDFDTAVGKRLIEAFFEVYPKEAARYNKKTAKKVTFVIDPAYDGVAATSGDVVTFNPAWFRSHPGDIDVVTHEAMHIVQAYPHRAGPGWITEGIADYVRNEMGVDNAGAKWALPEFNEKQHYTQSYRITARFLLWLEKHKNKNIVRKLDSSMREKKYTAEIWKELTGSTLDELWKEYAANPAI; from the coding sequence ATGCTATGCCTGTCCCTTTGTACACTGCCGGCGCTGACACATGCGCAGCAGACAGAAACGATCACCCGTAAAGGCTATACGCTGGAGTATACGAACAAAGCGCCTGATTTCGACACTGCTGTCGGAAAACGGCTGATCGAGGCTTTCTTTGAGGTTTATCCGAAAGAAGCTGCGCGCTACAACAAGAAAACTGCAAAAAAGGTAACTTTTGTGATTGATCCTGCCTATGACGGCGTTGCTGCTACCAGCGGAGATGTAGTTACTTTCAATCCTGCCTGGTTTCGTAGTCACCCGGGAGACATTGATGTCGTAACGCATGAAGCCATGCACATCGTACAGGCTTATCCTCACCGTGCTGGTCCAGGCTGGATCACAGAAGGTATTGCTGATTATGTGAGAAATGAAATGGGTGTAGATAATGCCGGCGCTAAATGGGCTTTGCCTGAATTTAACGAAAAACAGCACTACACACAGAGCTACAGAATCACTGCACGTTTCCTCTTATGGCTCGAAAAGCATAAGAACAAGAACATAGTGAGGAAACTCGATTCCTCAATGCGAGAAAAAAAATACACAGCTGAGATCTGGAAGGAGCTTACCGGAAGCACACTGGATGAACTGTGGAAAGAATATGCTGCCAACCCGGCCATTTAA
- a CDS encoding DUF885 family protein: MMKVIYCLLTAGCLIAGRSFAQEKDMPALQQHYNADRGSLLRFYRIENAPERRDRLKVFYNDYLQQLNGLDFDQLSVGERVEYVLFKRKLQDEVRQLEIEETEYKQVADWFPQADKIYASEKLRRRGTKQDAQALALTLREMSIGLQEKAKQLSTAKGLNIVQLRRGAAITRGLQAALHSVHEFYEGYDPQFTWWIPAPYKQLDSVLKAYGEIWQQQIKTMPGGKDDGSGIAGYPIGRAELVRQLQSELIPYSPEELIDIANKEFAFCDAEMLKASEEMGFGKDWHKAMEKVKNTYVPAGEQPDVIMKIYDESMAFLKEKNLITIPPLAAETWRMIMMTPERQLVNPFFTGGEVLSISYPTSDMEEADKLMSMRGNNPHFSRATVHHELFAGHALEEFMNNRYKTYRNFDTPFWIEGWSLYWEMLLWDMKFPRSPEDRIGMLFWRMHRCARILFSLNYHLGKWTPQQCIDFLVDRVGHERANAAGEVRRSFKGDYSPLYQVAYMIGGLQFMALKKELVDSGKMTYQQYHDAVMKENSLPVEMVRVILTNQRIGKDFKTNWRFYKL, translated from the coding sequence ATGATGAAAGTGATTTACTGCTTGTTAACAGCTGGCTGTCTGATAGCCGGCCGGAGCTTTGCGCAGGAAAAGGACATGCCCGCTCTTCAACAGCATTATAATGCTGACAGGGGGAGTTTGCTGCGTTTCTACCGGATAGAAAATGCGCCGGAAAGAAGAGACCGGTTAAAGGTTTTTTACAACGATTATCTGCAACAGCTGAACGGGCTGGATTTTGATCAATTGTCCGTCGGAGAACGCGTAGAATACGTGCTCTTCAAACGGAAATTACAGGATGAAGTACGGCAGCTGGAGATAGAAGAGACGGAGTATAAACAGGTGGCGGACTGGTTTCCGCAGGCGGATAAGATCTATGCATCAGAGAAGCTGAGAAGGAGAGGAACGAAACAGGATGCACAGGCATTGGCGTTGACACTAAGGGAGATGTCTATCGGCTTGCAGGAAAAGGCGAAACAACTGAGTACGGCAAAAGGATTGAATATTGTCCAGCTCCGCAGAGGCGCGGCGATTACCAGAGGGTTACAGGCTGCTTTGCATAGTGTGCATGAATTTTATGAGGGTTACGATCCGCAGTTCACGTGGTGGATCCCGGCTCCCTACAAACAACTGGATAGTGTGTTAAAAGCCTATGGAGAGATCTGGCAGCAACAGATTAAGACCATGCCGGGAGGTAAAGACGATGGTAGCGGTATAGCCGGTTATCCGATTGGAAGAGCCGAACTGGTGCGGCAGTTGCAAAGTGAGCTGATCCCTTATTCTCCGGAAGAATTAATTGACATTGCCAATAAGGAATTTGCTTTCTGTGATGCAGAAATGCTGAAGGCAAGTGAGGAAATGGGATTCGGAAAGGACTGGCATAAGGCGATGGAGAAGGTGAAGAATACGTATGTGCCTGCCGGAGAACAACCGGATGTCATCATGAAAATATATGATGAATCGATGGCTTTTCTGAAGGAGAAGAACCTGATTACGATTCCGCCGCTGGCGGCTGAGACCTGGCGGATGATCATGATGACGCCGGAAAGACAACTGGTGAATCCTTTCTTTACAGGCGGAGAGGTGCTGAGTATTTCCTATCCGACCAGTGATATGGAAGAGGCGGATAAGCTGATGAGTATGAGAGGGAATAATCCGCATTTTTCCCGCGCTACGGTACACCATGAACTGTTTGCCGGTCATGCGCTGGAAGAGTTCATGAACAACCGTTATAAGACGTATCGCAATTTTGATACACCTTTCTGGATTGAGGGCTGGTCACTGTACTGGGAGATGTTATTGTGGGATATGAAATTTCCTCGTTCACCAGAGGACCGTATCGGGATGTTATTCTGGCGGATGCACCGTTGTGCGCGTATCCTTTTTTCGCTGAACTATCACCTGGGGAAATGGACACCGCAGCAATGTATTGATTTTCTGGTGGACAGGGTCGGGCATGAAAGGGCAAATGCGGCAGGAGAAGTGCGCCGTTCATTTAAAGGCGATTACAGCCCTTTGTACCAGGTGGCGTATATGATTGGCGGATTACAGTTTATGGCGCTTAAAAAGGAGCTGGTAGACAGCGGTAAGATGACTTATCAGCAGTACCATGATGCGGTGATGAAGGAGAATTCGCTGCCGGTAGAAATGGTACGTGTAATACTGACGAATCAGCGGATCGGAAAGGATTTCAAAACGAACTGGCGTTTTTACAAGTTATGA
- the rmuC gene encoding DNA recombination protein RmuC — MDHLIVIIFALISCAALGAVIKVVIRSNQLKTSIAVLETQLSALHETAGGLRTQVQDKQSEIGQLHTRLQIMQEETIRIESNGEARYREAENRLREQQEFIDHSNEKLKEAFNSISAEALKHNNASFVALAKSVLETQVTDAKGDLEKRQQAIDALVKPLNETLHRFDENMRQLESNRQQQYGQINQFILGIQQSTEKLQKETHNLVSALKTSHIRGRYGEIALRRVVEFAGMTEHCDFNEQVSVQSDDGVLRPDMIIKLPEGKTIIVDSKVPLSAYMRAFETEDEEERKVFLNQHAAAVRDHLKKLSAKAYWSQWQHSPDYVILYMQIESSFGAALQADPTLIEDGIRNKVVFATPTTLITLLRTVGFVWQQLHVAANIEDIRMAGIELYNRTNVLLRHFTNIGGSLKTVLNHYNDAVASLESRFVPQARKLYSLGPALKHPLPDVKPIEAGVRYSALQQEESLPEEGEDNK; from the coding sequence ATGGACCATCTTATCGTAATAATTTTCGCTTTGATCTCCTGTGCCGCACTGGGAGCGGTTATAAAGGTTGTCATCAGGAGTAATCAGTTAAAAACCAGCATTGCCGTTCTGGAAACTCAATTGTCAGCCCTCCATGAGACAGCAGGGGGCCTGCGTACCCAGGTGCAGGATAAACAATCTGAAATAGGGCAGTTGCATACCCGTCTGCAGATCATGCAGGAGGAGACGATCCGCATTGAAAGTAACGGGGAGGCCCGGTACCGGGAAGCGGAGAACCGTCTGCGTGAACAGCAGGAATTTATCGATCATTCTAATGAGAAGCTGAAAGAAGCCTTCAATTCCATTTCTGCGGAAGCGCTGAAGCACAACAATGCCTCTTTTGTGGCGCTGGCGAAATCGGTGCTGGAAACGCAGGTAACGGATGCTAAAGGTGACCTGGAAAAGCGGCAACAGGCAATAGATGCACTTGTAAAGCCACTGAACGAGACCCTGCACCGCTTTGACGAAAATATGCGTCAGCTGGAAAGCAACCGTCAACAGCAGTACGGCCAGATCAACCAGTTTATACTCGGCATCCAGCAAAGCACGGAAAAGCTGCAAAAGGAAACGCATAACCTGGTGAGCGCGCTGAAGACCTCGCATATCAGGGGCCGTTATGGAGAAATTGCGCTGCGCAGGGTGGTGGAGTTTGCCGGTATGACGGAACACTGTGATTTCAATGAACAGGTGTCTGTTCAGTCGGATGACGGTGTATTACGTCCGGATATGATTATCAAGTTGCCGGAAGGAAAGACCATTATTGTTGACTCTAAAGTGCCGCTGAGCGCTTATATGCGTGCTTTTGAAACAGAGGATGAAGAGGAGCGCAAAGTATTCCTGAACCAGCACGCCGCAGCGGTACGCGATCACCTGAAGAAGCTGAGTGCCAAAGCTTATTGGAGTCAGTGGCAGCATTCGCCCGACTACGTGATCCTGTATATGCAGATCGAATCTTCCTTTGGCGCAGCCCTGCAGGCAGATCCGACCCTGATAGAGGACGGTATCCGCAATAAGGTGGTATTTGCCACCCCGACTACCCTGATCACCTTGTTACGTACGGTAGGATTTGTATGGCAGCAGCTGCATGTGGCGGCCAATATCGAGGATATACGCATGGCAGGGATAGAGTTGTATAACCGTACAAACGTCTTATTAAGACACTTCACTAACATAGGCGGCAGTCTGAAAACGGTACTCAATCACTACAACGATGCCGTGGCCTCCCTTGAAAGCAGATTTGTGCCACAGGCACGGAAATTGTACAGTCTGGGACCAGCGCTGAAGCATCCGCTGCCTGACGTAAAGCCAATAGAGGCGGGTGTCAGATACAGTGCCCTGCAACAGGAAGAATCGCTGCCGGAAGAGGGAGAGGATAACAAGTGA
- a CDS encoding porin family protein, protein MKKGLLLAGILAVITGTAATAQRVNYGLKATLMFSNVKGEGINPNYKPGFQGGAFFEFDLSKDKKWGIQPELLFTQTSAKKGNDFAQKYVTYHNTQGRDKIKISAVSIPLMVRYSPIQALTFNLGAQYTYMYFIDENLLKANRDAFKKSDIGAVAGAQINVGNVRFIGRYVLGLTNINNIPAPQYDWKTHQITLGIGVAFK, encoded by the coding sequence ATGAAAAAAGGATTATTACTGGCAGGGATCCTTGCAGTAATTACAGGAACGGCAGCTACTGCACAACGTGTAAATTACGGGTTAAAGGCCACGTTAATGTTCTCTAACGTTAAGGGTGAGGGCATTAATCCGAACTATAAACCAGGATTTCAGGGAGGAGCTTTCTTCGAATTCGACCTGTCAAAGGACAAAAAATGGGGTATCCAGCCGGAATTGCTTTTTACACAGACTTCAGCTAAAAAAGGAAATGACTTTGCCCAGAAATATGTGACCTATCACAATACACAAGGCAGAGACAAGATCAAGATCAGTGCAGTAAGTATTCCATTAATGGTACGCTACTCACCGATCCAGGCGCTGACCTTTAATCTCGGTGCACAGTACACTTACATGTACTTCATCGATGAAAATCTGCTGAAAGCTAACAGAGACGCCTTTAAGAAGAGCGATATCGGTGCTGTTGCCGGTGCCCAGATCAATGTTGGTAATGTTCGTTTCATTGGCCGCTACGTGCTGGGCCTGACCAACATCAACAATATTCCGGCGCCTCAGTACGATTGGAAGACACATCAGATTACACTGGGAATAGGCGTTGCTTTTAAATAA
- a CDS encoding response regulator: MKVKATFKRNLLIGFGVSLLLLVVSSVASFFSIRNLLASAYWVDHTNTVILKLENTLSFMKDAETGQRGFLLTGDDRFLEPYKGAYDSVQATLNNLKELTQDNNEQQVAVEQLRLLVVRRQSLLRESIQVRKAGQIISFDTLQSGRIIMDDARRLVSTMEDREKRLLVIRTANLNRISGYTPLLIVIAALLALLITSVFYIRVKRDFDERSRLQEALEEKDREITRRIDIIRSIAEKISAGDYSIRVRDEEKDGLGSLSVSLNKMALSLETSFNELADKEWHQTGVAGLNDRMVGEKNVETLTGHIVEFLAEYTHSQVGALYLTGPDNRLYLSGSFALANTANRREIPIGQGMVGQCAISGKTLLLQDITPENITISYASGEIRPRNIVAVPIHYEGYVRGVIELASLTAYTPNDLAFLESVMHNIGLSINTSENRRRVQELLEETQAQSEELQVQHGELENINTELEAQAQKLQASEEELRVQQEELQQANQELEERSRLLEDRNQVIVERNLEIQKKAEELEISTKYKSEFLANMSHELRTPLNSILLLSRLMAENNEKNLSDDQIESAQVIQSSGKGLLNLIDEILDLSKIEAGKMDLEYAPVPVHEICNDMEALFGPIAREKNLALNVQVMSDAPALIETDKMRLEQILKNLLSNALKFTAKGAVTLQVTAVAQDPSIVRFAVRDTGIGIPVEKQQVIFEAFKQADGSTRRKYGGTGLGLSISRELAKLLGGEIRLESEPGHGSEFVVTIPLRPQENREQPVQEATQQQAEEVYHEAVRAKEKRDDYIATEIPQEIPDDRENLKAEDKIILIVEDDTKYAGILLDFTRKRGYKGVVAVRGDYGIEMAQRYRPAAILLDIVLPVQSGWQVMEALKSNPVTRPIPVHIISSLEAKKESLQKGAVDFINKPMALDKMPEIFQQLENALTKNPKKVLIVEENPKHAEALAYFLENFNVSTEITGNISSSVAALQKKDVNCVILDMGVPDQHAYETLETVKSNPGLENLPIIIFTGKNLSRAEENRIRQYADSIVIKTAHSYQRMLDEVALFLHLVEEKAGHNKPARKQQAPLKEVLQGKTVLIADDDVRNIFSLTKALEQHKMTIVSALDGKEAMQQLENNPKIDIVLMDMMMPEMDGYETIRTIRDIPKYRHLPILAVTAKTMLGDREKCIKAGASDYISKPVDIDQLVSLLRVWLYDNARG; this comes from the coding sequence ATGAAAGTGAAAGCTACTTTTAAAAGGAATCTGCTGATTGGATTTGGGGTGTCACTGCTACTGCTGGTGGTGAGCTCCGTCGCCTCTTTTTTTAGTATTCGCAATCTCCTGGCCAGTGCCTACTGGGTGGATCATACTAATACGGTGATCCTAAAACTGGAAAATACATTGTCCTTTATGAAGGATGCGGAAACCGGGCAGCGTGGTTTTCTGCTGACAGGAGACGACCGTTTCCTGGAACCCTATAAAGGCGCCTATGACAGTGTACAGGCCACACTCAACAACCTGAAAGAACTCACACAGGACAATAACGAGCAACAGGTAGCCGTCGAGCAGTTGCGCCTCCTGGTAGTACGCCGTCAATCTTTGTTGCGGGAATCCATCCAGGTCCGTAAGGCCGGACAGATAATCAGCTTCGATACCTTACAGAGCGGACGTATTATTATGGATGATGCGCGCAGACTGGTAAGTACTATGGAAGACAGAGAGAAGAGACTACTGGTCATCCGTACGGCCAACCTTAACCGTATTTCCGGCTATACGCCTCTTCTTATCGTGATAGCCGCATTGTTAGCCCTGCTGATCACTTCCGTCTTTTATATACGTGTCAAACGCGATTTTGATGAACGTTCCCGCCTCCAGGAAGCCCTGGAAGAGAAGGACCGTGAGATCACACGACGTATTGATATTATACGAAGTATTGCAGAAAAGATCTCTGCAGGTGATTACAGCATCCGTGTAAGGGATGAAGAAAAAGACGGTCTGGGTAGCCTTTCAGTATCATTGAATAAGATGGCGCTATCCCTGGAAACCTCCTTCAACGAACTGGCTGATAAGGAATGGCACCAGACAGGAGTGGCTGGCCTGAACGACAGGATGGTGGGAGAGAAGAACGTGGAAACGCTGACCGGGCATATCGTCGAATTCCTTGCTGAATATACACACAGCCAGGTAGGTGCATTGTATCTCACTGGTCCGGATAACAGATTATACCTGTCTGGCAGCTTTGCGTTGGCCAACACCGCCAACCGCCGGGAAATTCCTATCGGACAGGGAATGGTCGGACAATGTGCTATCAGTGGCAAAACATTGCTGTTACAGGATATTACCCCTGAAAATATTACCATCAGTTACGCCAGCGGCGAGATCCGTCCGCGGAATATAGTGGCAGTGCCCATCCATTATGAAGGATATGTAAGAGGTGTGATCGAACTGGCTTCACTGACTGCTTATACCCCTAATGACCTGGCATTCCTGGAATCAGTGATGCATAATATCGGACTGTCGATCAATACTTCAGAGAACCGCCGTCGTGTGCAGGAATTGCTGGAAGAAACACAGGCACAGTCGGAAGAGTTGCAGGTACAACACGGAGAACTGGAAAATATCAATACCGAACTGGAAGCACAGGCGCAAAAGCTGCAGGCATCCGAAGAAGAATTGCGTGTACAGCAGGAAGAACTACAACAGGCCAATCAGGAACTGGAAGAACGTTCCCGTTTGCTGGAAGACCGCAACCAGGTGATTGTAGAACGTAACCTGGAAATACAGAAGAAAGCAGAAGAGCTGGAAATCAGCACGAAATATAAATCAGAGTTCCTGGCGAATATGTCCCATGAACTGCGTACCCCGTTGAACTCTATTCTGTTGTTGAGCAGATTGATGGCGGAGAACAATGAAAAGAACCTTTCAGATGATCAGATAGAATCCGCGCAGGTAATCCAGAGTTCCGGTAAGGGCTTACTGAACCTGATCGACGAGATCCTGGATCTGTCCAAGATAGAGGCCGGTAAGATGGACCTGGAATATGCGCCGGTACCGGTACATGAGATCTGTAATGATATGGAGGCGCTGTTCGGACCTATTGCCCGCGAAAAGAACCTGGCACTGAATGTTCAGGTGATGTCAGATGCGCCGGCATTGATAGAGACGGACAAGATGCGTTTGGAGCAGATCCTGAAAAACCTGTTGTCAAATGCGTTGAAGTTTACCGCTAAAGGCGCTGTTACCCTCCAGGTGACGGCGGTTGCGCAGGATCCTTCCATCGTGAGATTTGCAGTGAGAGATACGGGTATCGGTATACCGGTTGAGAAACAACAGGTTATATTCGAAGCCTTTAAACAGGCCGATGGTTCTACCCGTCGTAAATATGGTGGTACAGGATTAGGATTGTCCATCAGCCGTGAACTGGCGAAACTGCTGGGCGGAGAGATCCGTTTGGAAAGTGAGCCTGGACATGGCAGTGAGTTCGTTGTAACGATTCCGCTTCGTCCACAGGAGAACAGGGAACAACCCGTGCAGGAAGCCACACAGCAACAGGCGGAGGAAGTGTATCATGAAGCGGTAAGGGCGAAAGAAAAGAGAGACGATTATATCGCAACGGAAATACCACAGGAAATACCGGATGACAGGGAGAACCTGAAGGCGGAAGATAAGATCATCCTGATCGTAGAAGACGATACCAAATACGCAGGTATCCTGCTGGATTTCACCCGTAAGCGTGGTTATAAAGGAGTTGTGGCGGTACGTGGAGACTATGGTATTGAGATGGCGCAACGTTACAGACCGGCGGCTATCCTGCTGGATATCGTATTGCCGGTACAGAGTGGCTGGCAGGTAATGGAAGCGCTCAAATCCAATCCGGTGACCCGTCCGATTCCGGTGCATATTATTTCTTCACTGGAAGCGAAGAAGGAGAGCTTGCAGAAAGGCGCGGTAGATTTCATCAACAAGCCGATGGCACTGGATAAGATGCCGGAGATCTTCCAGCAATTAGAGAATGCATTGACAAAGAATCCGAAGAAAGTGCTGATCGTGGAGGAGAATCCGAAACATGCAGAAGCACTGGCTTACTTCCTGGAAAACTTTAATGTCAGTACGGAGATCACGGGCAATATCAGCAGCAGCGTTGCGGCTTTACAGAAGAAGGACGTCAATTGTGTGATCCTGGATATGGGGGTACCTGACCAACATGCGTATGAGACCCTGGAAACGGTGAAGAGCAACCCCGGACTGGAAAACCTGCCGATTATCATCTTCACGGGTAAGAACCTGTCCCGTGCGGAAGAAAACCGTATCCGTCAGTATGCAGATTCAATCGTGATCAAAACAGCGCATTCCTATCAGCGTATGCTGGATGAGGTAGCGTTGTTCCTGCACCTGGTGGAAGAAAAAGCAGGACATAACAAGCCGGCAAGAAAACAACAGGCGCCGCTGAAAGAAGTATTACAAGGCAAAACCGTGCTGATTGCAGATGACGACGTGCGTAATATCTTCTCCCTGACAAAAGCGCTGGAGCAGCATAAGATGACGATCGTTTCTGCGCTGGATGGAAAAGAGGCAATGCAGCAGCTGGAAAATAATCCTAAGATAGATATCGTACTGATGGATATGATGATGCCGGAAATGGATGGTTATGAGACGATCCGGACCATCAGGGACATCCCTAAATACAGACACCTGCCGATACTGGCGGTGACCGCTAAAACGATGCTGGGCGACCGTGAGAAATGTATTAAAGCCGGTGCTTCCGACTATATCTCCAAACCGGTAGATATAGACCAGCTGGTATCGTTGTTACGGGTTTGGTTGTATGATAATGCAAGAGGTTGA
- a CDS encoding FecR family protein, producing MSYNQEHIFQLILEKLSGDISDEDNRYLEQMAQVDPNVKRCLEELEGARDVAGPEFMNDLHNERAWSSVLSLLHADKEKKDPEKKNTIIIPAAVDETRVVSLQKDGRPRSRNKWWLAAAITLLIATGGYYLLGGRSAAVKGDRGTEIAAIPAWGDVRLLLEEGDTVRLATNTAADINTQNALLHQRDGMLSFQPGDGAGGWNTLFVPTGKDYKVQLSDGSVVHLNAFSRLRFPFSFDGNNREVYLEGEAYFDIAKKADQPFIVHTAGTSVKVLGTSFNVNAYNDSLIVTSLVSGSVVSDTEENDSLYLKPGMASVYRKGYRQQQQSFDEAITLGWRKGEYAYYNQPLGTLEAVISHWYGKQLLFDDPALANKMLTGVIERDQPLTDFLESLDKTSGVTFRITNDKIYLRTK from the coding sequence ATGAGTTACAATCAGGAACATATTTTCCAGCTGATACTGGAGAAATTAAGCGGCGATATCAGCGATGAAGACAACCGTTACCTGGAGCAGATGGCCCAGGTGGATCCCAACGTCAAACGTTGTCTTGAAGAGCTGGAAGGCGCACGCGACGTGGCCGGCCCCGAGTTTATGAATGACCTTCATAACGAACGGGCGTGGAGCAGCGTACTCTCCTTATTACACGCAGACAAGGAGAAAAAAGACCCCGAAAAGAAAAATACAATCATTATACCTGCCGCCGTGGACGAAACACGGGTAGTTTCCTTACAGAAAGATGGCAGACCCCGTTCCCGCAACAAATGGTGGCTGGCAGCAGCGATCACCTTACTGATCGCTACCGGCGGATATTATCTGCTGGGTGGCCGTTCAGCAGCCGTGAAGGGTGACAGGGGAACTGAGATCGCCGCTATTCCTGCATGGGGCGATGTACGTCTCTTACTGGAAGAAGGAGATACCGTACGTCTTGCTACCAATACCGCCGCCGATATCAATACACAGAATGCGCTCCTGCACCAGCGGGATGGTATGTTGTCATTTCAGCCGGGAGACGGTGCGGGTGGCTGGAATACACTCTTCGTTCCTACCGGTAAAGATTACAAAGTACAATTGTCCGACGGTTCTGTCGTACACCTGAACGCCTTTTCACGTCTCCGCTTCCCGTTCTCCTTTGATGGCAATAACAGGGAAGTATACCTGGAGGGAGAGGCGTATTTCGATATCGCAAAGAAAGCAGATCAACCATTTATTGTACATACTGCCGGAACTTCTGTGAAAGTGCTGGGTACATCCTTTAACGTGAACGCTTATAATGACTCCCTGATTGTTACCTCACTGGTATCAGGAAGCGTAGTGAGCGATACGGAGGAGAATGACAGCCTTTATCTGAAACCTGGTATGGCCTCAGTATACCGTAAGGGCTACCGCCAGCAACAGCAAAGCTTTGACGAAGCGATCACACTGGGCTGGAGAAAAGGAGAATATGCCTACTATAATCAACCATTAGGTACGTTGGAAGCCGTTATTTCCCACTGGTACGGCAAACAGTTATTATTTGACGATCCGGCGCTGGCCAACAAAATGCTGACGGGTGTGATCGAACGTGATCAGCCGCTTACAGATTTTTTGGAGAGCCTTGATAAAACATCCGGTGTAACGTTCAGAATTACGAATGATAAAATATATCTTAGGACAAAATAA
- a CDS encoding response regulator — MGSSSKKVLIIDDDTRNIYALRMVLKAKGYDCITAMDAQTGLQLLADQPDIGMVLMDMMMPEMDGYEALGRIRGDARTAAIPVIAVTAQAMVGDREKCLAAGASEYVSKPIDQDILLDILKNKFNM; from the coding sequence ATGGGATCCTCTTCAAAGAAAGTGCTGATCATCGATGATGATACCAGGAATATATACGCACTGCGTATGGTATTGAAAGCCAAGGGATACGACTGTATCACAGCAATGGATGCACAGACGGGGTTACAATTACTGGCAGATCAGCCGGACATTGGTATGGTACTGATGGACATGATGATGCCTGAAATGGATGGTTATGAGGCACTTGGCAGAATACGCGGAGATGCTCGTACTGCCGCCATACCTGTTATTGCCGTTACAGCACAGGCGATGGTGGGGGACCGTGAAAAATGCCTGGCAGCAGGCGCCTCCGAGTATGTTTCCAAGCCTATAGACCAGGATATACTGCTCGACATCCTGAAAAATAAATTCAATATGTGA